In a genomic window of Bacillota bacterium:
- a CDS encoding methyltetrahydrofolate cobalamin methyltransferase has protein sequence MILIGERINGMFTDIRDAILSKDPGPIKMHAQKQYEAGARYLDVNTGPTVDPKDQPEVMEWLVKVTQEDCPLPCCIDSTNPKAIEAGLAVHKGKAMINSTTADQFKMDLYIPLAAKYNAAIIGLTMNDKGVPKSAADRVALAMEIVVNCDMNGVPTDDLFLDPLMLPCNVAQEHGVEVLETLRQVKTLADPAPKTTMGLSNSSQGCANRHLINRTFLIMSMACGLDSAIADVYDTQMVEEVSAARVLMNQDIYCDSFVKTYLQR, from the coding sequence ATGATCCTTATTGGTGAGCGTATTAACGGCATGTTTACGGATATTCGGGATGCCATCCTTAGTAAAGATCCCGGGCCAATAAAAATGCATGCTCAAAAACAATACGAGGCAGGGGCACGTTACCTTGATGTTAACACCGGTCCCACCGTGGACCCCAAAGATCAGCCTGAGGTAATGGAATGGCTGGTTAAAGTTACTCAAGAGGATTGCCCTCTGCCGTGTTGCATTGACTCCACCAACCCTAAGGCCATTGAGGCAGGCCTGGCGGTTCATAAGGGAAAAGCCATGATCAATTCCACTACCGCTGACCAGTTCAAAATGGACCTATACATTCCGTTGGCTGCTAAATACAATGCTGCAATAATAGGGCTGACCATGAATGATAAGGGTGTTCCTAAGAGTGCCGCTGACCGTGTTGCACTGGCCATGGAAATTGTTGTAAATTGCGACATGAACGGTGTTCCCACTGATGACCTCTTCTTAGATCCGCTGATGCTCCCTTGTAATGTGGCCCAAGAGCACGGCGTAGAGGTTCTGGAAACCCTGCGTCAAGTAAAAACTCTGGCCGACCCGGCGCCAAAAACAACTATGGGACTGAGCAACTCTTCCCAGGGGTGCGCTAACCGTCACTTAATTAACAGGACATTTCTCATTATGAGCATGGCCTGTGGACTTGATTCCGCCATTGCCGATGTTTACGATACCCAGATGGTGGAGGAAGTTTCAGCAGCCCGGGTTCTGATGAACCAGGACATTTACTGCGACTCTTTTGTCAAAACGTACCTGCAAAGATAA